The Clostridium botulinum BKT015925 genome includes the window ACCAACTATCTTCTAATGTAATTAAAAATCTTTGAGTTTTGTTCAATAACTTAAGTATATATTCATAATCATAATGACAATTATATGATATACACCAATTTTCAACTGACAATTTATACTCATTATAATTTCTTTCTATTTCAAATTTTCTTTTTATTTTTCCAAACAAATCATAATATGGTGGTATATTATATAACAACCCTCCAATATCATTTAATTGAGAAATTTCATCTTTAGTAATATTACTCATTATATATAGTAGTCTAGAAAATTTAGCGTCTGTAACAGGTGGCTTCTTCATTGAACTTATATCATCCTCAATCCACGAATACTGACTTTTATATTTTTCTAACCACTTTTCTATATATCTTATTTTATATTTTCTACCTAAATAATGAATTTCCTTCTCTTGAAGATTATTAGATATCTCTATTTTTTTATATATAACATTTTTTCTTTTTCTACATAACTCTAATTGTCTTTGGATATTTTTAATTTCTATGATTGTTTTTTCTGAATTTAATTGAATTTTTTCTATTACGCTGATTACCGAATGGTATATTTGAGATAAATTTTGTAATTTATTTTCATTATAATTAATACATAAAGATCTGATTTCTTTTGGTATCATATTGATTAATGGTTCAAGAGATTTATATTTAGTACTAGTTATTAAAATTCTTTTGTTATGTGCTAAAAGATGAGAAATAAGATTTGCTATAGAATAGGTTTTGCCTGTTCCTGGTGGTCCTTGAACAACCACCCCAAAGTTTTGGGCTATACTTTCACCTATACTAAGTTGTTCCTTATTATAAGGTAATGAATATAAAATATCTTTTCCTATATCCTGCCACTTTAAGTCTTCCTCTGTACTTATATAATTCTTATCAACTAGTGATTTTACAGAATCAGGTATATATTCATTATGATCTATCATCTTTAACATATTATTTAATTCTTTATTCCAAGAATTTTTATAATAATTTCTTATAATTATGACAGGTTCATTATATATTTGAATTTTATTTTCTATGTTAATATCATTATAGTTAATTATATTACTGTTTATTTTTCTAAACTTTTCAATTTTTATCTTTAATTTATCACTAAAAATTTTAGATAATTTATTTAAATCATCTAATTTATTTATAGACTTAAAACTATTTTCTATGTAATTCTTAGTTTCTAATAATTTGTCTAAATTATTAGATTTCATATGATCTAATATTTGAATTTCCATTTGAAACTCATTTATAGGTTTCAAAATATACATATCTTTTGGTTCATCAAAAATTAGATTACACCTATAAGAAAACAAAGGATGTGCTATTTTTTTATTTTTTATCTTCAAAGTAATAAAACAATATCCCCAAATAATTTCTATATTATCTTGTTCTTTTAATAGTTTAGTATACCACTTTGAAATTTCATTATATATCTCTCCACTTTTTTTGTTTATTTCTATATATCTGTCACCACTTTTTGTAATTTTTAAAATACATCCTTTAGTTACTAAGTTTTTTTCCCAAAAAATTTTCTTATATTCTAAAATATTTTTTGTAACCTTTGAATTCATGTTTTTTACACTAATTAAATAATAAATAATGTTTTTCAGCCTTTCTCTGGTGTTCATACTCATACCTCCTAGGCTAAATGATTTCTCACTTTATTTTTTACATTTTTTACCTTATGTATTTTTGATTATACCATAAACTTCCAATTAAGTGTATAAAAAAAATGTATGCCTTTTCGACATACATTTTTTTTATTTACATGAATCTCTTTCAATAAGTTCATATGGCAAAACAAATAACTCTTTGTCAAGTGGTTCGTTATTTATCTTTTTAATAAGCATTCTAGTTGCAACGGATCCCATATCATATAGCGGCTGTGCTATTGTAGTAAGTCGAGGATAAAAGAATTCTGCCCCGTGAGTATCATTGAACCCCATGACATCAATATCCTCAGGAACTTTAATTTCTCTATCTCTAAGTGCATTTATTGCCCCCATAGCAATTTCATCATTAACACAAAATACTGCATCTATATCCGTTGTTTTTTCTAAAATATTATTCATCGCTTCATATCCATCTTCTGCTTTTAATGAATACTTACAAAAGAATGTTATGTCTTTATCATAAGGTATATTATTTTGAGAAAGACCTGCAATATATCCTTCATGCCTAATAGCACTAGCATTTATTACATCATCCGAAATACCTATATAAGCAATTCTTTTATTTCCTTTTTTTAATAAGTAATTTACAGCATCTATAGCTGCACTTTTATTATCAATTATTACACTTGGGAACTCTGTTTCTCTCCCATTAGTTTCAATTAATACTAGAGGCATATTAGTGTCTTTTATGGTTTTTATTGTTCTCTCTTCCAATGAGTTACTTATATATATAACTCCATCAACCATTTTTTCTCCAAGCACTCTTAAATATTCTAATTCTTTATCAGGTTCCAAATCTGTATTACAAAGCATTATGTTGTAATTATAAATATTAGAAACATCCTCTGCGCCTCTTACAACTTCAGGATAAATGGGGTTAGATATATCCGGAATTATTATTCCTATTGTTCGTGTCTTTTGTGTTTTTAAACTTCTTGCTACTATATTAGGTCTATAATCTAATTTTTTTATAGCCTCTAAAACTTTCTTTTTGGTATCCTCATTAACTACGTCTACATTATTTAGAACTCTTGATACCGTTGCAATTGATACATTTGCTTCTCTAGCCACATCTTTTATTGAAGTTGCCATATTACCAACTCCCATTTTTATATATTCTTATTATCAATTATACAATAGAAAACATTTAAAGTACAAGCAAAGTGTTTATATAAAAATTTTTAATACTATACATTTTCATATATAGTATACTCAAAATTTTATTAATTTAATAAAATTTTATTTTTTCTACATACTAATCTTATAGTAAAGAATTTTAACCTTAGAGGTGATTAATATGAATGAAGGTGTTGTTGTTTTAGTTAGAGCCATTATTGGCTTTTTTACACTATTAATTTTTGCTCGTTTACTAGGTAAGCAACTAATTAGTGAACTAACCCTTTTTGATTATATATTAGGAATAACTATAGGCTCTACAGCTTCAAGTCTTACAACAGATTTAACTAGCAGAGCATGGCCTCATTGGATTGGAATTATAGTTTGGGTAGCACTTGCTATATTACTACAATTTATAACATTAAAATCAAAACCCGCCTCAGATTATTTAGATGATAAACCTACAACAATTATAATCAACGGCCAAATATTAGAATCTACTATGAAAAAATGTAGGTATAGGTTAGAAGATTTATTAGAACAGTTACGAAGTAAAGGCATATTTGATTTAAATGAAGTTCATTTTGCAGTTCTTGAAAAAGACGGTAAATTATCTGTATTAAAAAAAAGTGAATATAATCCACTAACTCCTAAAGATTTGAATGTATTCACTAATAAAACTAATCTTAGTTATGAACTTATTTATGATGGCGTTGTAATTGATGAAAATCTCAAAAATGTAAATAAGGATATTGATTGGTTAAAAAAACAATTGAAAATCAAAAACATTGACAATATTTCTGATGTATTCTTAGCATCTTTATGCCCACCTAATAACTTATATATAGATCTTTATAAAGATCATATTAAAAAATAACTATTTTGTTTATATAGAAAGGAATGAGGTTTATGAATAAATTCTTTAAGTATCTTATTCCAATAATAACTATATTTTTATTTATTATAGTAATGCTTAGTGGCAAATTTTTAAAACAACCTAGAAATTCATCTGAAGACTTAGTATCCTTTGTATATGCAGCTATGGAAGATTGTAATTCTAATAATTGGCCTAAAGTAAAAACTGATACCGATAACATAAAAATTTCTTGGGAAAAGATACAAAAAAGAATTCAATTTAGTGTTGAAAGAGGTCAATTATATGATATGGCAATAAATATAGCCCGAGCACGTGGCGCTGCAATAGCCCAAGATAAGAACAACTTAATATTAGAATTAAATGAAATCTTAGAAAACTGGAATGAATTAAGTAAATAAAAACACTATTGGCAACGCCAATAGTGTTTTTATTATGCTTGTTTTTCTACTGCAATTTTTAACTCTTCTCCGTTTATTTTAAATTCCCCATAAGTTCTATCTTCATTATAGTCTATTGAAACAGATAAAGTTTCTTTCATTATATGATCTTCAAATTTCTTAATTACATTTTCAAGTGTCTCATTGCCTGCAAAATAAAGTTTTATTTTATCAGCAACTTCAAATCCACTTTCTTTTCTTAAGTTTTGGATTTTACTTAATATTTCACGAACAAATCCTTCTTCTTTAAGTTCTTCTGTAATAGTTGTTTCAAGAATTACTCCAACTCCACCTTCCCCTGCAAATGCAAATCCTTCAAGTCCTTGCATTGTTACAAGTAAGTTTTCATTTGTAAGTTCAATTTGATCTTCAAGTCCTTCTACATTTATAAATACAGATTTTCCATTTTTTATGTTTTGAGCAAGTTCCATTTGATCCATTGAAGCTATAGCCTTTCTTATAGCAGGAATATATCTTCCATAAGCCCTTCCAATCACAGGTAAATTAGGTTTGATTTCGAAGTTAACATATTTTGAAAGGTCTGCTCCAAATTCAACTTTCTTTATGTTAAGTTCTTCCCTAATTATATCTCCATAATACTCTGGAAGAGATTTTGTGCTAACAAGCATTTCTAAAAGTGGCTGTCTATTCTTTATATTAGCTCCATTTCTAGCACTACGTCCAAGTTTAACTATTTTATAAGCTAAATCCATTTGTCTTTCAAGTTCAACATCCACAGTATCTAAATTATATTGTGGCCATGTACATAAATGAACACTTTCTACAGCTTCTTTATCTAAATTAACTACTAAATTTTGATATATTTCTTCTGACATAAATGGTACAAATGGTGCTGCAACTTTAACAAGTGTTGTTAAAACTTTATGAAGAGTTGTATAAGCTCCAATCTTATCATCTGTAAGTTTAGTTGACCAAAATCTTGATCTATTACGTCTTACATACCAATTTGAAAGTTCATCAACAAAATCTTCAAGTGTAAGAGCAGCTTCAGTTATTTTATAATTATCTAAATTTTCTCCTATAGTTTTAATTAAGGTATTAAGTTTAGATATTATCCACTTATCCATTACATTTTCTGATACAAAATCTTTATATTCAGTAGGATTAAATTTATCTATTTCAGCATATAACACATAGAATGAATATACATTCCATAATGTACTTAAGAATTTTCTTTGAGTTTCTTTTACATCATCCTCTGAAAATCTAGTTGGAAGCCATGGTGCACTTGCAGTATAAAAATGCCATCTTGTAGCATCTGCTCCCTCATTTTCAAGTACATCAAATGGATCTACAACATTTCCCTTTGATTTTGACATTTTAAGGCCTTTTTTATCAAGAACATGACCTAAAACTATACAATTTTCATATGAATTTGTATCAAATAAGGCAGTTGAAATAGCAAGTAGTGAATAGAACCATCCTCTTGTTTGGTCAACAGCTTCAGATATAAATTGAGCTGGGAAAGTTTTTTCAAATACTTCCTTATTTTCAAATGGATAATGATGTTGTGCAAATGGCATTGATCCTGAATCAAACCAGCAGTCAATAACTTCATTTGTTCTTGTCATTTCTTTGTTACAATGAGGACAATTTAATTTAACACCATCAATATACGGCTTATGAAGTTCTATATTATCAGGAACATTCATTCCTTTTTCTTTTAATTCTTCAATACTTCCAATACATTCTCTATGACCACATTCACATTCCCATATTGGAAGAGGTGTTCCCCAATATCTGTCTCTTGAAATACCCCAATCAATAACATTTTCTAAGAATTTACCGAATCTTCCTGTTCTTATGTTATCTGGATTCCAGTTTATTTTATTATTATTTTCTAATAATTTATCTCTTAGAGATGTCATTCTTACAAACCAGCTATCTTTTGGATAATAAAGAAGTGGTGTATCACATCTCCAACAATGAGGATATGAGTGAGTAAATTTTTCTGATTTATAAAGACTTCCGTTTTCTTTCATGTATTCAAGAATTTTAGGATCAGCCTTCTTAACAAATAGTCCCTTCCAAGGTTCAACTGCATCTACAAATTTACCTTCTCCATCAACTAAGTTTATAAGTGGTAGATCGTATTTTTTTCCTGTCATATTATCATCTTCACCATAAGCCGGTGCAGTATGAACTATTCCAGTACCATCAGTTAATGTTACATAATCACCATGAACTACATAAAAAGCTTTTTTATCTGGAACTTCAAATTTAAATAACTGTTCATATTCTATTCCTAGTAACTCTTCACCTTTGAATTCTTTAACTATTTCATATTCTCCATCTAATACCTTTGAAGCAAGTTCTTTTGCAAGTATTAAATGTTCATCATTGTGTAATACTTCTACATAATCATATGCTTTATTAATAGTTAAAGCTACGTTACTTGGTAATGTCCAAGGTGTTGTAGTCCAAGCTAAGATATATTTATTTTCTTCACCCTTAACTTTAAATTTAACAAACGCAGTTGCTTCTTTTACATCTTTATAACCTTGAGCAACCTCGTGAGAAGATAATGCAGTTCCACATCTTGGGCAATATGGTGTTACTCTATGCCCTTTATATAAAAGATCCTTTTCCCACATTGTCTTCAATGCCCACCATACTGATTCTATGTAAGTATTATGATAAGTTACATATGGATTATCCATATCAACCCAGAAGCCTAACTTTTCAGACATGTCTTTCCAAAGACTTGTGTATTTAAATACGCTATCTTTACATTCTGTAACAAATTTTTCAACACCGTATTCCTCTATTTGAGGCTTTCCTGATATTCCAAGTTTCTTTTCAATTTCAAGCTCAACCGGAAGTCCATGAGTATCCCATCCAGCTTTTCTTAAAACTTTATACCCCTTCATAACCTTATATCTTGGGATTAAATCTTTCATAACTCTTGTAAGAACGTGTCCTACGTGAGGCTTACCATTAGCTGTTGGAGGTCCATCATAAAAAGTAAAATATTCACCATCTTCATTTCTGTCAAAACTTTTTTGAATCACATCTTTATCCTTCCAAAGTTTTGCAATGTTTTTTTCCATGTTTACAAAATTTCCAGAGTTATCAACCTTGTTATACATGTTTTATCTCCTTTCCACCTTATAATAGTATTATTGTTATAATTACCAATAGTATACTTTATTAACATCTTTATTGCTTATATAAACAAAAAAGCTACGCCCATAAGGACGTAGCAAAATAACCACCTATGAAAAAATTCAAATTTCAAGTACTAACATACTCTATTTCTTAACGCGAAATAACGGATAAGCTTACTAGATTAATGTATTTTCAGCCTTCAACTCCCAGGTGATTTTCTTTAAGCTTTAGCTATGAGGTTCTCATCAGTCCTCACTCTCTGTAAGCATATATCTTAAATACTTTTCCTGTTCATAGTTATTAACTAAATGTAAAAATTTTATAATTTGATATTATTTTAACTCATATTATATTATAATAATTTTTGATTGTCAATTTATGTTTGTAGTATTGCAAAATTTATTTTTATAGCAAAAAAGACTGGTCTATGCCAATCTCTCTGCTTCCAATATGTCAATTTATATGTTATATAATCTCCTAGCCTACGCCAGGTATGTTATTATGTAAAGGATCATATGAAATATAATCTCCTAATCTACATTAGGTATGTATAAACCATTAACGATTTAATTCTATCACTAATATATCTCTTAATCAATATGTTTTTACGATTTTATTAAATTTTTTATGTATTTTTTTGTATTTTCATTTGTTTTATATTAATATTATACTCAACTTACAAAAATAAATTACAAATTAAGAGAAATTTTTATCTTTGAGTCTAAAATATCCATAAACTCATTATTTAAAGTTGCTATATGTCTACCAAGCCTAGCTTTTGATACCACTTTTATTTGCTCTAACAATACCGTCCCTGTTATATGATTTTTTTCTCCATTTTCTAATTTATAATCGCTTTCTCTTAATTCTATATGTACAGCAATCTTTTTAGGTCTAT containing:
- a CDS encoding LacI family DNA-binding transcriptional regulator, with amino-acid sequence MATSIKDVAREANVSIATVSRVLNNVDVVNEDTKKKVLEAIKKLDYRPNIVARSLKTQKTRTIGIIIPDISNPIYPEVVRGAEDVSNIYNYNIMLCNTDLEPDKELEYLRVLGEKMVDGVIYISNSLEERTIKTIKDTNMPLVLIETNGRETEFPSVIIDNKSAAIDAVNYLLKKGNKRIAYIGISDDVINASAIRHEGYIAGLSQNNIPYDKDITFFCKYSLKAEDGYEAMNNILEKTTDIDAVFCVNDEIAMGAINALRDREIKVPEDIDVMGFNDTHGAEFFYPRLTTIAQPLYDMGSVATRMLIKKINNEPLDKELFVLPYELIERDSCK
- a CDS encoding DUF421 domain-containing protein, which translates into the protein MNEGVVVLVRAIIGFFTLLIFARLLGKQLISELTLFDYILGITIGSTASSLTTDLTSRAWPHWIGIIVWVALAILLQFITLKSKPASDYLDDKPTTIIINGQILESTMKKCRYRLEDLLEQLRSKGIFDLNEVHFAVLEKDGKLSVLKKSEYNPLTPKDLNVFTNKTNLSYELIYDGVVIDENLKNVNKDIDWLKKQLKIKNIDNISDVFLASLCPPNNLYIDLYKDHIKK
- a CDS encoding DUF4363 family protein, giving the protein MNKFFKYLIPIITIFLFIIVMLSGKFLKQPRNSSEDLVSFVYAAMEDCNSNNWPKVKTDTDNIKISWEKIQKRIQFSVERGQLYDMAINIARARGAAIAQDKNNLILELNEILENWNELSK
- the ileS gene encoding isoleucine--tRNA ligase, with protein sequence MYNKVDNSGNFVNMEKNIAKLWKDKDVIQKSFDRNEDGEYFTFYDGPPTANGKPHVGHVLTRVMKDLIPRYKVMKGYKVLRKAGWDTHGLPVELEIEKKLGISGKPQIEEYGVEKFVTECKDSVFKYTSLWKDMSEKLGFWVDMDNPYVTYHNTYIESVWWALKTMWEKDLLYKGHRVTPYCPRCGTALSSHEVAQGYKDVKEATAFVKFKVKGEENKYILAWTTTPWTLPSNVALTINKAYDYVEVLHNDEHLILAKELASKVLDGEYEIVKEFKGEELLGIEYEQLFKFEVPDKKAFYVVHGDYVTLTDGTGIVHTAPAYGEDDNMTGKKYDLPLINLVDGEGKFVDAVEPWKGLFVKKADPKILEYMKENGSLYKSEKFTHSYPHCWRCDTPLLYYPKDSWFVRMTSLRDKLLENNNKINWNPDNIRTGRFGKFLENVIDWGISRDRYWGTPLPIWECECGHRECIGSIEELKEKGMNVPDNIELHKPYIDGVKLNCPHCNKEMTRTNEVIDCWFDSGSMPFAQHHYPFENKEVFEKTFPAQFISEAVDQTRGWFYSLLAISTALFDTNSYENCIVLGHVLDKKGLKMSKSKGNVVDPFDVLENEGADATRWHFYTASAPWLPTRFSEDDVKETQRKFLSTLWNVYSFYVLYAEIDKFNPTEYKDFVSENVMDKWIISKLNTLIKTIGENLDNYKITEAALTLEDFVDELSNWYVRRNRSRFWSTKLTDDKIGAYTTLHKVLTTLVKVAAPFVPFMSEEIYQNLVVNLDKEAVESVHLCTWPQYNLDTVDVELERQMDLAYKIVKLGRSARNGANIKNRQPLLEMLVSTKSLPEYYGDIIREELNIKKVEFGADLSKYVNFEIKPNLPVIGRAYGRYIPAIRKAIASMDQMELAQNIKNGKSVFINVEGLEDQIELTNENLLVTMQGLEGFAFAGEGGVGVILETTITEELKEEGFVREILSKIQNLRKESGFEVADKIKLYFAGNETLENVIKKFEDHIMKETLSVSIDYNEDRTYGEFKINGEELKIAVEKQA